A genomic window from Meleagris gallopavo isolate NT-WF06-2002-E0010 breed Aviagen turkey brand Nicholas breeding stock chromosome 23, Turkey_5.1, whole genome shotgun sequence includes:
- the KLHDC7A gene encoding kelch domain-containing protein 7A, whose translation MSSHAKLLCAQSHLAQNSWPVPLGAQQSLIGFFTFSSAWHRKMNQWVTVLWQSDMQLTGKLVLSAASLLLLTLAYRFYKSRSAPGGNNPTSDACKEKGRRENAVPDGQNVEGLRHRWVFGARSGGDAQASVPDPWRKRENILPASEEEDGGEAESHDIRDLNEMLNGNEGGGNGHSVLVPHIVLPNQVAGDGGAQSTEQDLARGITSQEGGSGTIQTLSVTSELGVKITASHREADTSYSFSSIAKIQVEESYIAEKTKDGDGRLSPGLKGKVYDYYVQSISHSVSTKKSLPSASVGTALSSSSECVREELQCLEWVSTEQQRLERVSEELQRSEGVNKKLQSFATPLAETHSQETTVALQDSTISLTVPSNAESLEKDPKPPAPTRSISRKNSVLQIAENSHLQMPMDGFCVTPASVPPASPQPDLVGKANFFQTSPSSLDTHLDLGNCFDVLCRAKAEKLGFLQEAAYKVMSDNYLQVLKTPSIYCRLNASERDLILRRRMKGKMCVVVADISTHELGLYASRLCSYDDKGDRWHHLCHMPPEVVSQGCAMCSMFNYLFVVAGCEGLGRTPSNRVFCYNPLTNIWREICPLNQARPHCKLVALDGCLYAIGGECLYTVERYDPRYDRWVFVAPLPHDTFAVAHTATVCDGEIYVTGGTLRYVLLRYIAREDIWTVSPAGGGKDRTVEMVSVNGFIYRFDLNCNMGIGVYRCRAKAKLWYECATHAKAYPACFQCAVVGSLVHCIGRHFHIRFLADPISPRFGIKELQPFPSPRGSLIPVVLVLPWAGMEQTQV comes from the coding sequence ATGAGCTCCCATGCAAAACTCCTGTGTGCTCAAAGTCACCTTGCCCAAAACTCCTGGCCGGTTCCGCTGGGGGCTCAGCAATCATTAATCGGATTCTTCACATTCTCAAGTGCTTGGCACAGAAAAATGAACCAGTGGGTAACTGTGCTCTGGCAGTCCGACATGCAGCTGACTGGCAAGCTGGTCCTTTCTGCcgcctctctgctcctgctgacttTGGCATACAGATTTTACAAGTCCCGCTCAGCACCTGGAGGCAACAACCCAACATCTGATGCTTGCAAAGAGAaggggagaagggaaaatgCAGTCCCGGATGGACAGAATGTGGAGGGTCTGCGGCACAGGTGGGTGTTTGGTGCACGGAGTGGTGGTGATGCCCAAGCGAGCGTCCCAGATCCATGGCGAAAGAGAGAGAACATTCTGCCAGCGAGTGAGGAGGAAGACGGAGGGGAGGCAGAATCTCATGACATCAGGGATCTGAATGAAATGCTGAACGGGAATGAGGGTGGTGGGAATGGACACAGTGTGCTTGTCCCACACATCGTACTTCCTAACCAGGTGGCAGGGGATGGAGGTGCACAAAGCACCGAACAGGATTTGGCCAGAGGAATCACCAGCCAGGAGGGGGGCAGTGGGACAATCCAGACCCTTAGTGTCACCTCGGAGCTGGGGGTAAAGATAACAGCAAGCCACAGGGAAGCAGATACCTCCTACTCTTTCTCCTCGATTGCAAAGATCCAGGTGGAGGAGAGCTACATTGCTGAGAAGACAAAGGATGGAGATGGGCGGCTGTCTCCTGGCCTCAAAGGTAAAGTCTATGACTACTATGTCCAGTCCATCTCCCATTCAGTATCAACAAAAAAGTCTCTCCCATCTGCCTCTGTGGGGACAGCCTTGAGCTCTAGCTCAGAGTGTGTCagggaagagctgcagtgcttggAGTGGGTCAGCACAGAGCAACAAAGATTGGAGCGGGTCAGCGAAGAGCTGCAGAGATCAGAGGGGGTCAACAAAAAGCTGCAGAGCTTTGCCACTCCGCTCGCTGAGACTCACTCCCAAGAAACAACCGTGGCATTGCAGGACTCTACCATCTCTCTTACTGTCCCATCGAATGCGGAGAGCTTAGAGAAGGACCCCAAGCCCCCAGCTCCCACTCGCAGCATCAGCCGTAAGAACAGTGTCCTCCAGATTGCAGAGAACTCTCACCTCCAGATGCCCATGGATGGGTTCTGTGTCACACCAGCCAGCGTGCCACCAGCAAGCCCTCAGCCAGATCTGGTGGGCAAAGCCAACTTCTTCCAAACATCACCCTCCTCCCTAGACACCCATTTGGACCTGGGCAACTGCTTTGATGTCCTCTGTAGGGCCAAGGCAGAGAAGCTAGGCTTCCTCCAGGAGGCTGCCTACAAGGTCATGAGTGACAACTACCTACAGGTGCTGAAGACGCCCTCTATATATTGCCGCCTCAACGCCAGTGAGCGGGACCTCATCCTTCGGCGCAGAATGAAGGGGAAGATGTGTGTTGTTGTGGCAGACATCAGCACACATGAGCTTGGCCTCTATGCTAGCCGACTCTGCAGCTATGATGACAAAGGGGACCGCTGGCATCACCTTTGCCACATGCCACCAGAGGTGGTCTCCCAGGGGTGTGCCATGTGCAGCATGTTCAACTACCTCTTTGTGGTAGCAGGCTGCGAAGGCTTGGGCCGCACACCTTCCAACCGTGTCTTCTGCTACAACCCACTGACCAATATCTGGAGGGAGATCTGCCCCTTGAACCAAGCACGTCCTCACTGCAAGCTGGTGGCCTTGGATGGCTGCCTCTATGCCATCGGTGGAGAGTGCCTCTACACAGTGGAGCGGTATGACCCACGGTATGACCGCTGGGTCTTTGTTGCTCCACTGCCTCATGACACCTTTGCTGTAGCCCACACGGCCACAGTGTGTGACGGGGAGATCTACGTGACAGGGGGCACCTTGCGCTATGTGCTACTGCGCTACATAGCCCGTGAGGACATCTGGACAGTCAGCCCAGCTGGAGGCGGCAAGGACAGGACAGTGGAGATGGTGAGCGTCAACGGTTTCATCTACCGCTTCGACCTCAATTGCAACATGGGTATTGGTGTCTATCGCTGTAGAGCCAAGGCCAAGCTGTGGTATGAGTGTGCCACCCACGCCAAAGCCTACCCAGCCTGTTTCCAATGTGCCGTGGTGGGCAGCCTGGTGCATTGCATTGGTCGCCACTTCCACATCCGTTTCTTGGCTGACCCCATCTCACCGCGCTTTGGGATCAAGGAGCTGCAGCCTTTCCCTTCACCCCGGGGTAGCCTGATCCCAGTTGTCCTGGtgctgccatgggcagggatggagcagacACAGGTCTGA
- the IGSF21 gene encoding immunoglobulin superfamily member 21 isoform X3, with protein sequence MFSTNFSHMENYRKREDLVYQSTVRLPEVRISDNGPYECHVGIYDRATREKVVLASSNIFLNVMAPPTSISVIAADTPAPFSRYQAQNFTLVCVVSGGKPAPLVYFKRDGEPIEATPLPEPPAATRNWAPRNLLHRDLDDTKVPQSLAEGEMGGGPPNTAEPPRGLTAERGPTAEAIPETVVSREFPRWVHVAEPIYYFRHTHVPISDGTVEARATLTWTLNPQIDNEALFSCEVKHPALSMPMQSEVTLVAPKGPKIIMTPVRARVGDTVRILVQGFQNEVFPEPLFTWTRVGSRLLDGSAEHAGKELVLERVPAELNGSMYRCTAQNPLGSTDTHTRLIVFENPNIPRGTEDSNAMQGQVCSRGPGWMGIRRISSSAFILKQKEPSIRIPAGKKGCQLLNPQRYKPAALCSKVGYKHFLYLFKMRTFLFREIHAIWITRLL encoded by the exons ATGTTCTCCACCAATTTCTCACACATGGAGAACTACAGGAAGAGGGAGGACCTGGTCTACCAGTCCACAGTGCG CCTCCCTGAGGTTCGCATTTCGGACAATGGCCCCTATGAGTGTCACGTCGGGATTTATGACCGAGCCACACGGGAGAAGGTGGTCCTGGCGTCCAGTAATATATTCCTCAATGTGATGG CTCCGCCAACATCTATCTCAGTGATCGCTGCTGACACACCAGCGCCCTTCAGCCGCTACCAGGCACAGAACTTCACCTTGGTGTGTGTAGTGTCCGGTGGCAAGCCTGCCCCACTG GTGTACTTCAAGCGTGATGGGGAGCCCATTGAGGCCACCCCGCTGCCAGAGCCACCAGCTGCCACCAGGAACTGGGCACCTCGCAACCTCCTACACCGTGACCTGGATGACACCAAGGTGCCCCAATCGCTGGCCGAGGGAGAAATGGGGGGCGGGCCCCCCAACACCGCAGAACCCCCACGGGGGCTGACAGCTGAGCGGGGTCCCACCGCTGAAGCCATCCCCGAAACTGTGGTGAGCCGGGAGTTCCCACGCTGGGTGCATGTGGCGGAGCCCATTTACTATTTCCGCCACACACACGTGCCCATCAGTGATGGCACAGTGGAGGCACGGGCCACCCTCACCTGGACACTCAACCCCCAAATCGACAACGAGGCACTTTTCAGCTGTGAGGTGAAGCATCCAGCGCTCTCCATGCCCATGCAGTCAGAGGTGACTCTCG TTGCTCCCAAGGGCCCTAAAATCATCATGACCCCAGTGAGAGCCCGGGTTGGAGACACTGTTCGGATCTTGGTGCAGGGCTTTCAG AATGAAGTCTTCCCTGAGCCCCTCTTCACATGGACCCGTGTGGGAAGCCGGCTCCTGGATGGCAGTGCCGAGCACgctgggaaggagctggtgCTGGAGCGAGTGCCAGCTGAGCTCAATGGCTCCATGTACCGCTGCACTGCGCAGAACCCACTGGGTTCCACTGACACCCACACCCGCCTCATTGTCTTTG AAAATCCAAATATTCCCCGAGGAACAGAGGACTCCAATG CTATGCAGGGACAAGTTTGCTCCAGAGGCCCCGGATGGATGGGAATTAGGAGGAttagcagctctgctttcatcCTGAAGCAAAAAGAACCAAGCATCCGAATCCCTGCCGGCAAGAAAGGATGCCAGCTGCTCAATCCCCAGCGCTACAAACCGGCTGCCCTCTGCTCCAAAGTAGGTTACAAACACTTTCTGTATCTGTTTAAGATGAGAACCTTTCTTTTCAGGGAAATCCATGCTATTTGGATTACCCGCCTGCTATAG